The window gaaagatgcctgtgttagttagatacagttgtcaacttggccaggtgagcatacctaatcttgttgctgcggacataagccaacggtacgtgaacctcatctgttgccaattacatctgcagtcagctaggaggcgtgtctgctgcaatgagtgacttttgacttaattggctggtgcttaaatgagagatcgcaacatagcacagcctagcagtttggcattcctcatctcagcacttgcagctcagcccaggcccttggagatggagaaagaaatcaccctggggaaagttgttggaacccaggggcctggagagaagaccagcagagaccatcctgtgccttccacgtaagaaagaacctcagtggaaagtcagctgcctttcctctgaagaaccaacaaaataaatccccttttattaaaagccaatccatctctggtgtgttgcattccggcagctagcaaactagaacaatgcctattcatattttttagctcattttataattgggttgcttgttctttttgttgctgagttgtatgatttttttgtatatacagaagatcaaacctttgtctgatatgtgatttccaaatattttctcccattgagttggctgtctcttcacctttttgactgtcttttgaggtgcagaagcatttgattttgaggagttcccatttatctattttttctttcgttgcttgtgctttgtctgtcaagtttaagaagctacctcctattactaggtcttgaagatgtttctctatgttttcttctagaagactTACTgtgctagttcttgtatttaggtgtttgagccactttgagttaattgttatgtagggtgtaagataggggcctgtttcattctcttggctattgatatccagttcttccatgcccagttattgaaaagactgttttgtcccagtacAGAGGATCTGGGGACCTTGTCAGATAATAGTTggccataaatttggtggtctctTTCTGCACTCTCAAGTTGATTCCATCAGtcatgcttctatctttgtgccagtaccatgacgttttggtttttttgtttgtttgtttgtttttgggatgggggatttgttttgtttttttttttcttttttttttttttttgcatgggcaggcaccaggaatcaaacacacATTTTcgacatggcagacaagaattctgtaacaatcactgagagaatttgtgattaaTAAGAGATTGGCCtgagtgctgaatagggattaaaagaaacatctgcctCTACGTGatggatcaggataaaaacatggcttttctatagcacataatcctttcacaccagcacatctgattagtatgtgtcttggagtgagtttattcatatttattctgtttggagtacattaaCTTCTtagatatgcatatttatgttttaagagttgggaaatttcgggccattatttcctcattctttcttccccttttcccttctcttttccttctgggacatccaaaATGCATATCTCTGTGCACTCATGCtgccattcagttccctgagaccctctctaattttttccgtttttttctatacccttccTTTTGTCTGTTTGATATTGGATGTCCTGTCTTTTcattcactgatcctttcttctgcctgctcaaattTGCTATTGTATGCCTCTAGCGTATTTTTGATCACatttattatgcctttcattctcataagatCTGCTGCCTTTATTCCCATAAGGTCTgctctttttctttgcatgttttcaaattctttatgctcacccaatgtcttctcttttttaaaatttatttattaatttaaaaaatagaaacaaaattaaacaacatacataatcagtaattcacaatatcatcacatagttgcatattcatcatttcttagaacatttgcattaattcagaaaaaaaaataaaaagacaatagagaaagaaataaaacaaacacaggaaagaaaaaaaagatacctactataccccttactccttgctttcattgatcactagcatttcaaactaaatttattttagcatttgttccccctattatttatttttattccatatgttctactcctttgttgacaaggtagataaaaggagcttcagacacaaggttttcacaatcacacagtcacattgtgacagctgtatcattattcagccatcctcaagaaacatggctactggaacacagctctacattttcaggcagttccctccagcctctccattacatcttgaataacaagatgatatctacttgtgcataagaataacctccaggataacctctcgactctgtttggagtctctcagccattgacactttgtctcatttccctcttcccccttttggtcgaggttgtctcagtcccttgatgccaagtctcatctcattctagggtttttctcaatcccttgatgctgagtctccgttcattccaagatctctgtcccacgttgccaggaaggtccacacccctgggagtcatgtcccacgcagagagggggagggtggtgagactgctcgttgtgttggctggagagagaggccacatctgagcaacaagagaggctctcttgggggtgactcttaggcctcaattttaagtagaattgacctatcctttgcagggttaagtttcatatgaacaaaccccaagactgggggctctgcctattcACCCAATGTCTTAATATACTTTATCtctttagtcatattttccttcacctccttgaattcacttaggagatttgtttgaatatctttgattagttgttccaaattccgtatttcctccaacattttaatttgttcctttgggccatatatTTCCGTTTCTTAGtatcacttgtaattttttgttgctatctgggcatctgattatcttgatgaatttattaCGAAGGTCACTTTCTTGTGTCTAAGGGTTTGTCTTAAGACTCTTCTTTGATAGTTGTTTCATCACTATTTCCCTGCCAAACATAACCAGGTTCCCACACAAGGGGTGCACAACAGATCCAGTGGGTCATGAGGGTCCCAAAAAACTTTTCTTCAGCTTCCTAAGCTTTCACTTACTTGTCCTTCCCATCAGATGGTGAGCTTCGCCAAAACTCCTTTTCAACGTTGCCCTAAAAGTGTgctttcctctcctgcccagcagatggcaccctCTTCCCCTCAGCCCTGTGACATCAGGCTATGTACAGTGTGATTTTGAGAGCTATgttcttcccttctttttcatAAGCAAAAACACAGCCTCCATTTATCAGGTGTCTTTAAATAGACTGAGTTCACATTATGCTTTTAAGTGGAAACTGCCCATGGAAgaaacctaattttttttcttttttcgccTAAAAAAATGTTCTGGTGGTAGGCCATGAGAGTCAAGCAAGGGTCAGGATGTGCTATCACATGGTCGTGTGCTTGGGTGTGAGGCAGGTAGCTCTTCTCTTGGGGGAGCAGGAGCCTTGACCGCCTGCCCCTTCCTCACTGGGTCTGTGGACATCTTTGTGGATGGCTTGCTTCATGGGGTCAGAGCACACTCTGACTGTATTCAGGGGCCTGTTCTTTCAGAAACCATTGGTGGATGCCTTAGGAAACATCTGGAACAGCTGAAGACCTCTGTGGGCACTCTTTCGGACACCCTTGGAAACCTGTATCTTGACCCATCACCAGAGGAGTCAGATGTGGCCCCTGACTCCATCCCCAGAGAGACTCTGGTCGTGGGGACCTGCCATTGGAAGTGTGTGTGTTATGGCATTGGAAACTTTGCCACCTGTGTCATAGCTAGAAACCAGCTAACATTTTTGCTGCTCTTCCTGGAAAAGTGCCAGGTAAATTTTTGGattcatctctctttctctgctttacCTTGCACACAGTATGCACACATTTTGATTAAAGCAGACATCTCATTTTTACCTTTTGCAGATTCCCAGAAGTCACTGCTTGGTATACGACCCATTGTTTAGCCAACTGGAAATTGCCACTCTTAATGCCCTTGGTGTGGCCGTTCTCAGTGAGAACGAGGTAAGTAGTTTTGGGGATAGGGTCAAGGCATAAACTTGACCAAACTGATCCCAGACTCTGTCCTCTGGATAtcaattttctttgaaatggTGGTCATTCCTTTCCACTGCCTGCTTTCTTTCTGCTGTATTGCCCACATTTTGGCGTatgttgttgtgctggtttgaaaggaagtatgccccccaagaaaagccatgttttaatataaatcccatttcataaaggtagaataatctctattcaatgctgtatgtttgaaactgtaatgagatcacctccctggatgatgtgatttagtcaagaatggttgttaaactggattaggggacgacatgtctctacccatttgggtgggtcttgattggtttattggagtcctataaaagaggaaatattttggagaatgagagattgagagagagcaacactacgaagtaGAGGGtccaccagcctttggagatgaaggaaaacgcctcccagggagcttcatgaaaccagaagccaggagagaaagctagcagatgacgccatattcaccatgtgcccttccagccaagacagaagccctgaccgtgttcaccatgtgccttctcacttgagagagaaaccctgaacttcatcggccttcttgaaccaaggtatctttccccagatgccttaaattggacatttctatagacttgttttgattggggcattttcttagccttagaactgtaaactagcaactcattaaattcccctttttaaaagccattccatttctagtatattgcattccagcagctagcaaactagaacagttgtcaAATAAATTACCCAGATAGCACGAAATAGAACATCTTAGATTTGAAAACTTCTGATAATTCTTTGTCCAGAAATTATGCTAAGCTGGTATTTACGGTTGGtattaaaaaggaaagagtaGATGGTCTCAGTGCCTCTAAGTTTTATGCTGTTCTGGAAGAGGTGATAAAAGGGGTCAGAACATAACCTTTGAGACGAATAGCTCAGTCACACTGATGGCACCTGACTGAGTTGTGGATAAATTATCTGCACCACTGCACTCCCCCAGAATAGTTAGGATTCAACATTTCTGAGGTCTCTGGAAAAAAAGCAGTTCATTTCATGAGCAGTGGTTGAAGCCAGCATGGGCAACTCTGCTTTAAGTTTTGCATTGTTTTGAGATTATAAAATAACTGATTCCTATGAGTGTACGTATCTGTCCATCTGTTCTGAATTTCCATCTCATTGCTAATTGTAAAATATGAAACTAGGCTCAGCTGAGATGAAAGTCATTTCCTGATGTTGGGAAGGTCctaaaaacaatattttctgaGTGTCTGTTCTATGCTAGGCAGGGAGcttggtagtggtggtggtggtaataaATGACATTCTGTCTTCAGAGAGCTCAGTCACTTCAGGGCACCTGGTCTGTAAACAATTAAGGAATAGACCAGTGATGCAGAACCTCATGCCAGGAACCGAGGAGCTAAGGAAGGTTTCTTGGAATTTGAGCTGGATTTTGGAGGTCTACCAGAAGTTTGCCAGATGCACAGGACCAGGATTTCCGgtctgttcttgtttgctagctgccagaatgcaacataccagaatggcttataaacagaatggcttttaaaaaggggaatttactaagttgctagtttacagttctaaggctgagaaaaatgtcccaattaaaacaagtctatagaatgtccaatctaaagcatccagggaaagataccttggttcaagaagaccgatgaagttcaggctcgctctctcaagtagaaggcacatggcgaacagggtcagggtttctctctcatctggaaaggcctgtggcgaacacagcgtcatctgctagcttgctgtcctggcttccggtttcatgaagctctcctggatgtgttttccttcatcatctccagaGGGTGATGGCtcatggactttctgcttcatggtgctgtagtattctctgctctctccaaatctccttctttctccaaaatgtttcctcttttataggactccagaaactaatgaagacctacccacatgggtggagacatgtcacctaatccagcttaacaaccactcttcattgggttacatctccagggagatgatctaattacaaacatacagcattgaatagggatgattctgccATTACGcagtgggatttagattaaaacatagcttttctaggggacatacatcctttcacaccagcacacggTCCTACACAGAGCCTGAAGCAGAACCAAGCATTCAGGAGAATAGTGCCAGTTTGTCTTGAATGTTAAGGAAAGCTGTGAGGAGGAGAAGGGCAAAGGGTCTTACGTTCTCTGCCGGGAGTTTCACTGTAGAGCAGTGTTTTCAACTGGGGAAGGGCATGAAGGAGAGTGAGGTAGGTGCAACTGAGCCCCTCCCCCGACCAAGACAGTTTGATGACACTAATTTTGATGGAATCTGCTCAAAGTGGCACAGGAAGCATGGAGGTTTACTGTTTTGTCCCTCTTGCCCTAGTTGTCTGGGACCTGAGAAACCTTTCTCTGAATCCAGTTTACTGTGTTCATGGCATGTACATTTGTTGAGTAAACACAAATTATTTCtggatattattttctttttttttagtctcaTATAATTTTATGTAAGTTTATAGATTTCATGCACACTGATATAGAATTTAGTTTTTTACATTTCAGCTTGTTTTCCTCTGAGCTCTTTTAATCTACATTGTTTTATGCACTTCACTTTGTTGCAAGAAGTACTAGTGTTTAAATCTGTTCATATTATATCCTCAGGAAGGAAAGCGGAGCATTTGTGGCAATCCTACCATCTTTTACATGCTCCATTGTGGGACAGCTTTGTACAACAATCTTTTATGGAGTAACTGGTCAGTAGATGCCCTTTCCAAGATGATCATCATTGGAAACAGTTTCAAAGGACTTGAGGAAAGGTAAGCCTAAGATTCTGTTAAACCTCAAGCTGAAGCCTATACCTCATGTTGATCTGTAGCAGAAAACACTTCTGTTACTTATTCTGTACCTGGAAATGCTTTTCCAGAGGGAAGTGGAACAAGGGTTGAAGTCAGGGGACATGAGAACCCTGCATCGAGATGTAAACTAAAACTAACAAATATTTTTGCCAGTAATTGACACCTGCCCTTTTGATGGAtagaaattctttgaaaaatgggaaaaaatcattttactTCTCTGCCTACAGCCTTGACCCTCGACCCTCATTCGGGCTCCTGAGGCCTAGGTATCCACACTGCCGTCTCTTGCACACAGCAGATGGGTGCATTTACCCAGGGATTAACAGTGGGGATTGAATAGTTCATCTATTCCACATCCAAAATACTGTTATGAATTCTTCCTGTGCTTATATTGTTGTCTTTCTTGTGTCTTAAGTTGAATAAAATCACTCTCATAACCTTCCTAatcatgttttcttttgatttctagGTTGCTGACAAGGATTCTGCAGAAAAATTATCCCTACATTGCCAAGGTATCTCTCTGGACAAAGGGGTTGTGATGGAAAAGGGTATGAACTCATGGAAAAGGGTATAAACTCAAAATATTTCTCACACGTATAGGAGGAGATGATTAGAGGCTAACTTAAGACACACTGAAGTTACTATATTGTCCTTGAGCTCTCTTTATTCATTAAACTGATGGGTCTGTGTTCCAAACAACTATGATGTCTGAATGAAcctcttgtttctgatttccCTTCGTTTTCAGCATCACAGCCCAATATATACACTGTCCTTGGGCTTCAAGCCATTGTACAAAAGGATTTAAATCAAAATGCTCTGTTCTATGTGCTTTAAAAGAGAGAACCTGGGGATGAAAACAAAAATGGTTATTTAACCTAAaaagagtggtaattattatgaTTATCAATTATTTATAGTTTGTGTTTGAATTTTTCTGCTCAGATTTTAAAAGGACTAGAGGAGCTTGAGTTGCCTCAGACGTCACAGTACATGGATATATTTAACGATACCTCCATCCATTGGTTCCCTGTACAAAAGCTAAAACTACTCTCCACGGATACGTGGGTGTTTCAGGAAGAACCAGATTATCAGGACTGTGAGGACCTTGAAATCATCAGGAACAAAATGAAGGGTCCTTCAGCTGCTGACGTGAACTCACGGTAACATACCTGGTGACAGCCGAGGTAGAGGACTCTGCCAGGAAGGGACTGCGGAGAGGGCCTTTCTTTGCTAGTGGACCAAATTTCAGTGATAAAAACACGAAACATTTTAACTTGACTGTTGTGTTATTCATGTGTTTGAGGATTTGTTATGAAGAGTTACATATttaaaatctgcaaaaaaaaagaattatgttgTATATCCTTCATTGGTGACGCTGCCTGACATGGAATAAATCCTGAATAGAGAAGTTACCTTTTCAAAGATAATTTAAAGTAATGTTTTATTCTTAAGCGTTTGAACATCCCTCTTAGGCGCAAGCCTCCAGACTGCCCTGGCCCTCGGCCGTCTACTTGGCCATGTCAATCAGGCTCTGCAGGGAGGTGGGCACCCATGTCTTCTCCCCCTGGACAAACACCACTCCCCGGTCAATGTAGATTACAATGCGGCCAAAGGTATAAAGCTGCTTCCCTTCATGCCGCTTCCCAATGACGGGCATGAAGACAATGTTGTGTTCCTCAGCCTTGGTCTGAATAAGGTCCTTAAAGTTCATGGGCACTGAGCTGGCCGCCACACCGATGCCCCTCTGAGCCATGTTCTCGGCCTCTCGTCGCTCCTGCATGGCCTCATACTGGAAATCCTTCCTTCGCTCAGTGTGGGTAAGATAGGCGATGTTCTCCCGTGCTCCAGGCTGCATGTAGGCACCTgagggaggcagaggagggaggaaaggTGTTCCCAAAGTGATGTCAAAGATGGTGATTTGGCCTAAGTGTGAGATGCTAGATGTACCACCACTATAAAATCTGTGACTCACTGACGAGCAGCTCTGCCTCCAAGACCCAAAGCACTAAAACAGTGATCACCAATGGGGGAAGTTTAGAGAGGAGCCTAGGATCACTCTGAAGATAACTGGCAGGGGTATCTGACACTCCTTTCAGAACTGGAAACCTTGACCCCATCATCAGTTACTATTCCACGCCTATCTCACTTGGCTGAGATTTAAACTCCTCACTGCCGAAGAGGTAGGTAACTTTTAATACCCTGAAAAACATATGGCCTACTCTGGTGGGCTGCTACTGCCCTGGtggaatttaaaatgtattagggGAGCCAAAACATGTGTTTATAGGATTATCTGGAATCAGAATGCCAAGTGCCAACTGAGGAGTTCTGGGAACATGGAGACTGGGATGTCTGAGGAAGTTTTCCAGAGGATGTGAAAATAGAGGTGGCCCTCGAAGGATTTGGGTaaggaaaaagaagcataaaaGTATACTTGCCTTGTTAAAcacagtatataaatatataatctatACTTTCTAATATgcattataattttgtttttgtgtacTAGATTAAGTGCCACTCCTTACTTTGTGACTTTGAATAAATGCTTAGGCTCACTAAGCTTATCTGTGAAACAAAGAGTTGGACTAGGTGACCCAGGTTTGCAGGCTGTGAGTCAGCTAGTTAGCACTGTTGCCTTTGGCTTCAGATAGCAGTACACAGATTTGGCTAAAATGTAGGCTAATGGCCTACCTCGAATCATATAGTGGGTTGCCTACTTTTGACACAAACACCACCTACTGAGTGTTATTAACATTAACTCACTTTTAACCCCCTGTGAATCCTATGAAGTAGGGGAAGAAATGGGTCTAAGAGAAAGTCAGCATATACTAAGTGTTAGAATCTGGAGGAGCCCAAGTCTGTCTGTCCCATCTCCACACTGAGCTGTCAGCCTCATTCCTAACTGGCCTAGGAGATGCATCCAAGACCCCTACAGGGCTGAATGCTTGGGGGTCAAGAAAATGGGCTGTGTAGCCAGACCCCAGATAACCAGTGTAAATTTGTCCACCTTAAGGGACTAATGTCCCTCCCAGTAACAGTGCATCTCAACAGTGGGTGCTAGCTAACCAGCCATGCAGCTGAGTCTGTTGGGTAAGGGTGAGGTATGCTTCAAGCAGCCTACAGGTACCAGAAAACTGACTTTCTGTCACTTATGTGTTCAGAGACGTAGAACTCAATGCTAGCACATCCAAAACTGGACTCCCCACTTACCAACGTTGGAGGACACAGCCCGGTTCATGATATCAAGTGCTTCGTTAAATTTATCCTTAATGGATGGATGTGCCAGCACTTGGTCTGAGAACATGGATTTCCAACCTAGGTACCACTTGGTGATTTCCTCATAATTTGGGCTGTTACTAAGCCAGGAGCACAGCACCTGCCAAAAAAAGAAGagccaaaaagaagaaataagaaccCATCCTCTCAGGCAACAAATAGGAGGCAAAGGTTGCAAAGGGGCTCTTTGTTTCAAGCCTAGTCCTACCAGCTACTGACATAAGGATTTCTGGGGGCTGAACAGCTGGGCACTTAATGAGCATGAGTTAGCTTGGTAGCCATTGACCTTACAGGtaaattctctgagcctcagtctctctcccagagaggagccaagaattatttttaaaaattaatttatatcctAAAATACACAATTTGATATCCTAAAATATACAATTTGTTTTCAATACATAATTTAAAGGGTTGTCATCTGACTGTTATCCAAGGACCAAGTACCTGCAGTTAGGCCTTGGCAGGAAATTACATgaactccccacccccaaataagCAAACCAAAGTGTACCTGAAGCCACTTGGGGAAGAAATGCTTCTCAAGGAGCCCTACCAGACTGGAGACAGAGATCATCCCCTCCCAGTCGATCACCCAATAAAAAGCATCCATGTGCTGCTGGTGGGGGTTAATGACCAACTCACCGAGACACATTCCTGGAAGAGAAACCAGGCTCTGAAACTCAGCTGTAGTCCAAGTAAAGCCACAGAAGAGTGCAAATCATCATCAGACATCCTAAGTCTTTGCTCTGCTTTTAAATGTCAATTTTAAGCTCttgaaataacatttattaaaaaccaTTTTTCTCTAACCAAGAAACCTCTCCCTTCCTTAAAAAACTATATGGAATAAAATGCCACAAAATTTTGAGAAAACCAGTGTGATAGATATCCGGTTACAGAAGCCAAAACCAGACCAGTGAAAAAACCACAAGGCCCACTGACCTTAACATTGTCTCTGGAGGCTTTTTAGTCACTGTTTTAAGAAACAGCAGTAAGAATCTTAGTTACATTAATAGTCAATCTTTATGAGGTGGCACCTTTTATATGTTGAGAAGTATTTACTTTTTTCATAGAACCCAAAGGCCATATTTTAACTCATTATATTTAACTCATTATAGTGGCTACAGAAACCAAATGGTGGACTTGAAACCTTACCCAGCTTGGGCACTATGTTCTTGACCATGAACGCTTCCCAGGAGCCAGGGGTGAAGACATCTTTCCATGGCTGGAGGATGAGCTTGGCAGAGGAGTCACTGGGGTGCCACTTCTGCAGGGCGCTGGACAGCTTGCTGCGGATGGGGGAGTACAGCGGCTCTAGCCGCGACTGCATGAGGGGAAGCCACGGGTGGATCCAAGAGTGGATGGGGACAGTATCAGTCAGGGggttccagttctccacctgcGGAAGGAATGGGGAGAGAGAAACTGTTCATATAGCTTGTGGGGCAGCCACATAACACTTCTAGGTAGTTAACGGCAAGCACCGTCCTCTGGGACATTTTGTTTTACCAGGGCAGGGGGGACACATTAGGTACAAAAGACAGACAAGGCATTTCCCCCAAAACAGA is drawn from Tamandua tetradactyla isolate mTamTet1 chromosome 5, mTamTet1.pri, whole genome shotgun sequence and contains these coding sequences:
- the SRRD gene encoding SRR1-like protein isoform X2 is translated as MAAATDIWQAASPRRRCSAARRPRRKDVAAGSPETESEADSGVVLRRLREAGEDLLISDFWSSALETIGGCLRKHLEQLKTSVGTLSDTLGNLYLDPSPEESDVAPDSIPRETLVVGTCHWKCVCYGIGNFATCVIARNQLTFLLLFLEKCQIPRSHCLVYDPLFSQLEIATLNALGVAVLSENEEGKRSICGNPTIFYMLHCGTALYNNLLWSNWSVDALSKMIIIGNSFKGLEERLLTRILQKNYPYIAKILKGLEELELPQTSQYMDIFNDTSIHWFPVQKLKLLSTDTWVFQEEPDYQDCEDLEIIRNKMKGPSAADVNSR
- the SRRD gene encoding SRR1-like protein isoform X1 yields the protein MAAATDIWQAASPRRRCSAARRPRRKDVAAGSPETESEADSGVVLRRLREAGEDLLISDFWSSALGSRLWGRGASCHGLGNSRFRRLAAGPDWETIGGCLRKHLEQLKTSVGTLSDTLGNLYLDPSPEESDVAPDSIPRETLVVGTCHWKCVCYGIGNFATCVIARNQLTFLLLFLEKCQIPRSHCLVYDPLFSQLEIATLNALGVAVLSENEEGKRSICGNPTIFYMLHCGTALYNNLLWSNWSVDALSKMIIIGNSFKGLEERLLTRILQKNYPYIAKILKGLEELELPQTSQYMDIFNDTSIHWFPVQKLKLLSTDTWVFQEEPDYQDCEDLEIIRNKMKGPSAADVNSR